In the Deinococcus ficus genome, one interval contains:
- a CDS encoding FAD-binding oxidoreductase, which yields MPILDLSPGDQTLTVTGDTPLLDVYAALPAGLYPPFPPVELPGGVGGLVQRGGFGQNFFFAAEVLGVTFRAPSGRVIRAGGRTVKNVQGYDLTRPFVGSFGLLGEALDVTLRLRPGVHARNVTRPGTLQDLAAPTARFVWQAGDRVHLMHFGHAADVHAALNALPDAADVTTPTDLRPHFPHGMGVGPGQVTDRRFTWTDGGPPPPAPPLFRQLAASL from the coding sequence ATGCCCATCCTTGACCTGTCCCCCGGCGACCAGACCCTCACCGTGACCGGAGACACCCCCCTCCTCGATGTGTACGCCGCCCTCCCCGCCGGCCTGTACCCCCCCTTCCCACCCGTGGAACTCCCCGGCGGCGTGGGCGGCCTCGTGCAGCGCGGCGGGTTCGGCCAGAACTTCTTCTTCGCAGCCGAGGTGCTGGGCGTCACCTTCCGCGCCCCCAGCGGCCGCGTCATCCGCGCCGGCGGACGCACCGTGAAGAACGTGCAGGGCTACGACCTCACCCGGCCCTTCGTCGGCAGCTTCGGCCTGCTCGGCGAGGCGCTGGACGTCACCCTGCGCCTGCGGCCCGGCGTGCACGCCCGGAACGTCACGCGGCCCGGCACCCTCCAGGACCTCGCCGCGCCCACCGCCCGCTTCGTGTGGCAGGCCGGCGACCGCGTGCACCTGATGCATTTCGGCCACGCGGCCGACGTGCACGCCGCCCTGAACGCCCTCCCCGACGCGGCCGACGTCACCACCCCCACCGACCTGCGCCCCCACTTTCCCCACGGTATGGGCGTCGGCCCCGGCCAGGTCACCGACCGGCGCTTCACCTGGACGGACGGTGGCCCCCCACCTCCCGCGCCCCCCCTCTTCCGGCAACTGGCCGCCAGCCTCTGA
- the cpdB gene encoding 2',3'-cyclic-nucleotide 2'-phosphodiesterase produces the protein MAALLLGAASAQTVQMRLLETSDLHTSALGYDYYQDKPTGEFGLEYTATLIKNARTEKPNTLLFDNGDLIQGNPLGDYAARIQPLRDGQIHPMLAAMSPLRYTAWTLGNHEFNYGLDYLDRVLKSSPIPAVNANVLNMDGTNRFTPYLIKPTIVRDAQNRPYVVNVGIIGFTPPQIVNWDKAHLDGKVKVMDIVESARKFVPEMKAKGADVIVALAHTGINQGTYTPGQEQAGAELSKVDGIDAIFTGHSHLEFPSATFKDIPGADITKGTINGKAVVMPGFWGNNLGIIDLTLTKTNGKWQVTDRTGSIRPIWDKTAKKNTVTPDPIVAKAVQAMHQGTLNYVRGKVADLTAPITSYWALVQDDPSVQLVSNAQTAYVKAALSTTEYKDLPVLSAAAPFKAGGRAGASYYTDIPAGTLAIKNVADLYVYPNTVQAVLVTGAQVQEWLERSAGQFKQIDPTNKAPQALVDESFPTYNFDVIDGVSYEIDVTQPNRYDSKGQVANPGAHRIKNLTYQGKPIDPNQKFIIATNNYRASGGGSFPGLDGKNIVLQAPDETRQALIGYFTTEKTVNPTADGNWKLTPIPGATLLYISSPTAQKSLPQGAKLLRIREDGFAEYLITY, from the coding sequence ATGGCTGCCCTCCTGCTGGGCGCCGCCTCCGCCCAGACCGTGCAGATGCGCCTCCTGGAAACCAGCGACCTGCACACCAGCGCGCTCGGCTACGACTACTACCAGGACAAACCCACCGGTGAGTTCGGCCTGGAGTACACCGCCACCCTCATCAAGAACGCCCGCACCGAGAAACCCAACACCCTCCTCTTCGACAACGGCGACCTGATCCAGGGCAACCCCCTCGGCGACTACGCCGCCCGCATCCAGCCCCTGCGCGACGGCCAGATCCACCCCATGCTCGCCGCCATGAGCCCCCTGCGCTACACCGCCTGGACGCTCGGCAACCACGAATTCAACTACGGCCTCGACTACCTCGACCGCGTCCTCAAAAGCAGCCCCATCCCCGCCGTGAACGCCAACGTCCTCAACATGGACGGCACCAACCGCTTCACCCCCTACCTCATCAAACCCACCATCGTCCGCGACGCCCAGAACCGCCCCTACGTCGTCAACGTCGGCATCATCGGCTTCACCCCGCCCCAGATCGTCAACTGGGACAAAGCCCACCTTGACGGCAAGGTCAAGGTCATGGACATCGTCGAGTCCGCCCGCAAGTTCGTCCCCGAGATGAAAGCCAAAGGCGCCGACGTCATCGTCGCCCTCGCCCACACCGGCATCAACCAGGGCACCTACACCCCCGGCCAGGAACAGGCCGGCGCCGAACTCAGCAAGGTCGACGGCATCGACGCCATCTTCACCGGTCACAGCCACCTCGAATTCCCCAGCGCCACCTTCAAAGACATCCCCGGCGCCGACATCACCAAAGGCACCATCAACGGCAAGGCCGTCGTCATGCCCGGGTTCTGGGGCAACAACCTCGGCATCATCGACCTGACCCTCACCAAAACGAACGGCAAGTGGCAGGTCACCGACCGCACCGGCAGCATCCGCCCCATCTGGGACAAGACCGCCAAGAAAAACACCGTCACCCCCGACCCCATCGTCGCCAAGGCCGTCCAGGCCATGCACCAGGGCACCCTCAACTACGTCCGCGGCAAGGTCGCCGACCTCACCGCCCCCATCACCAGCTACTGGGCCCTCGTACAGGACGACCCCAGCGTCCAGCTCGTCAGCAACGCCCAGACCGCCTACGTGAAGGCCGCCCTCAGCACCACCGAGTACAAGGACCTTCCCGTCCTGTCCGCCGCCGCGCCCTTCAAAGCCGGCGGCCGCGCCGGCGCGTCCTACTACACCGACATTCCCGCCGGCACCCTCGCCATCAAGAATGTCGCCGACCTGTACGTCTACCCCAACACCGTCCAGGCCGTCCTCGTCACTGGCGCCCAGGTCCAGGAATGGCTTGAACGCAGCGCCGGGCAGTTCAAACAGATCGACCCCACCAACAAGGCCCCCCAGGCCCTCGTCGACGAGAGCTTCCCCACCTACAACTTCGACGTCATCGACGGCGTCAGCTACGAGATCGACGTCACCCAGCCCAACCGTTACGACAGCAAAGGCCAGGTCGCCAACCCCGGCGCCCACCGCATCAAGAACCTCACGTACCAGGGTAAACCCATCGACCCCAACCAGAAATTCATCATCGCCACCAACAACTACCGCGCGTCGGGCGGCGGCAGCTTCCCCGGCCTCGACGGCAAGAACATCGTCCTCCAGGCCCCCGACGAAACCCGCCAGGCCCTGATCGGCTACTTCACCACCGAAAAAACCGTGAACCCCACCGCCGACGGCAACTGGAAACTCACCCCCATCCCCGGCGCCACCCTCCTCTACATCAGCAGCCCCACCGCCCAGAAAAGCCTCCCCCAGGGCGCCAAACTCCTGCGCATCCGCGAAGACGGCTTCGCCGAATACCTCATCACCTACTGA
- a CDS encoding FAD-binding oxidoreductase: MPRPPTDGPVEKQALTTTSEARKPRSDGSPTNALAADLTRQLGPRKVLHQLSERLNYRYDAIQFGVTPLAVVLPESTADVVAAVKAARAAGVPVVGRGAGSGLSGGSAPMQEALVIAFTRMTALQVFPERREAVAQPGVITLKVTEAARPHGLIYPPDPASFRTSTIGGNLAENAGGPMCLKYGVTGDYVTALEFVDAAGDVHRVTRDAYDLAGLLIGSEGTLGLITEATLRLIPPAKFTRTLMAHFAEVGQAAEAVSAAIAAGAVPAKLEFMDRACTNAIEDYLHLGLPRDAEAVILVDTDGNDLDTVTGELALVEQACAAAGGVTRLARDPAEADALWQARRSISPALGRIRPQRMNEDIVVPRSALPDVVREIRALGDASGFHLVQFGHIGDGNLHPNIMFDPRTESPQAVHDLAHRIALVALRHGGVLSGEHGIGTMKRDFMTDALDPATLDALRDVKRALDPAGTLNPGKILPDPQTPEAPHAHP, from the coding sequence ATGCCCAGGCCGCCCACCGATGGGCCCGTGGAAAAGCAAGCGCTGACCACCACGTCTGAGGCCCGCAAACCCCGCTCCGACGGCTCGCCCACCAATGCGCTGGCTGCCGACCTGACGCGCCAGCTCGGGCCCCGCAAGGTGCTGCACCAGCTCTCCGAGCGCCTGAACTACCGCTACGACGCCATCCAGTTCGGCGTGACGCCGCTGGCCGTGGTGCTCCCGGAAAGCACCGCCGACGTGGTCGCGGCCGTGAAGGCCGCGCGGGCGGCCGGCGTGCCCGTCGTGGGCCGCGGCGCGGGCAGCGGCCTGAGCGGTGGCAGCGCCCCCATGCAGGAGGCCCTGGTGATCGCCTTCACCCGCATGACCGCCCTGCAGGTGTTCCCGGAGCGGCGCGAGGCGGTCGCGCAGCCCGGAGTGATCACCCTGAAGGTCACCGAGGCCGCCCGGCCGCACGGCCTGATCTACCCCCCGGACCCCGCCAGTTTCCGCACCAGCACCATCGGCGGGAACCTCGCGGAGAACGCCGGCGGACCCATGTGCCTGAAGTACGGCGTGACCGGCGATTACGTCACCGCGCTGGAATTCGTGGACGCCGCCGGCGACGTGCACCGCGTGACTCGCGACGCCTACGACCTCGCCGGGCTGCTGATCGGCTCGGAAGGCACGCTGGGCCTCATCACGGAAGCCACCCTGCGCCTGATTCCTCCGGCGAAGTTCACGCGCACCCTCATGGCGCACTTCGCGGAGGTCGGGCAGGCCGCCGAGGCCGTGAGCGCCGCCATCGCCGCCGGCGCCGTGCCCGCCAAGCTGGAATTCATGGACCGTGCCTGCACGAACGCCATCGAGGATTACCTCCACCTGGGGCTCCCGCGCGACGCGGAGGCCGTGATTCTGGTGGACACCGACGGCAACGACCTGGACACCGTGACTGGCGAACTGGCGCTGGTGGAGCAGGCCTGCGCCGCTGCGGGCGGCGTCACCCGCCTCGCCCGCGACCCGGCCGAGGCGGACGCCCTGTGGCAGGCGCGGCGCAGCATCTCCCCGGCCCTCGGCCGCATCCGCCCGCAGCGCATGAACGAGGACATCGTCGTGCCCCGCAGCGCCCTGCCGGACGTCGTGCGGGAAATCCGGGCGCTGGGCGACGCCAGCGGCTTTCACCTCGTGCAGTTCGGGCACATCGGCGACGGAAACCTGCACCCGAACATCATGTTCGACCCCCGCACCGAATCCCCGCAGGCCGTGCACGACCTCGCGCACCGCATCGCCCTGGTTGCCCTGAGGCACGGCGGGGTGCTCAGCGGCGAGCACGGCATCGGCACCATGAAACGCGACTTCATGACCGACGCCCTCGACCCCGCCACCCTGGACGCCCTGCGGGACGTCAAGCGCGCCCTGGACCCCGCCGGCACCCTCAACCCCGGCAAGATCCTCCCCGACCCCCAGACGCCCGAGGCGCCCCATGCCCATCCTTGA
- a CDS encoding aspartate-semialdehyde dehydrogenase, with amino-acid sequence MRVAIVGATGAVGHELMQVLERSSLKLDELLLYASPRSAGKTLPFRGQDLTVQVTPEGTIDADVILASAGGSVSKALAHRWAQGGGVVIDNSSAFRYDEGVPLVVPEVNGPEALKHQGIIANPNCTTAIAVVAVAPIHRKYGVKRMIVSTYQATSGAGQKGMDELLEQTRVQLDGGQPTNAEFVHPIPFNVIPHIDVFQDNGYTKEEMKVAWETHKIIGDDRIRVSCTAVRIPTLRTHSEAITLELERPATPDEIRELLSAAPGVEVRDNPGEKLYPMPLTASGKYDVEVGRIRQSLVFDGGIDLFVAGDQLLKGAALNAVQIAEYLQEQGALKRRQTA; translated from the coding sequence ATGCGTGTAGCGATTGTCGGAGCGACCGGAGCGGTGGGTCACGAACTGATGCAGGTGCTGGAACGCTCCAGCCTGAAACTGGATGAACTGCTGCTGTACGCCTCGCCGCGCAGCGCCGGGAAGACCCTGCCGTTCCGCGGACAGGACCTGACCGTGCAGGTCACGCCCGAAGGCACCATCGACGCGGACGTGATCCTGGCGTCGGCGGGCGGCAGCGTCAGCAAGGCCCTGGCGCATAGGTGGGCGCAGGGCGGCGGCGTGGTGATCGACAACAGCAGCGCCTTCCGATACGACGAGGGCGTGCCGCTGGTCGTGCCGGAGGTGAACGGCCCGGAGGCGCTGAAGCACCAGGGCATCATCGCCAACCCGAACTGCACGACCGCCATCGCGGTGGTGGCGGTGGCGCCCATTCACCGGAAGTACGGCGTGAAACGCATGATCGTGAGCACCTATCAGGCCACCAGCGGCGCCGGCCAGAAGGGCATGGACGAACTGCTAGAGCAGACCCGCGTGCAACTGGACGGTGGGCAGCCCACGAACGCCGAGTTCGTGCATCCCATCCCGTTCAACGTGATTCCGCACATCGACGTCTTCCAGGACAACGGGTACACCAAGGAGGAGATGAAGGTGGCGTGGGAGACGCACAAGATCATCGGTGACGACCGCATCCGCGTGAGCTGCACCGCCGTGCGCATCCCCACCCTCCGCACGCACAGCGAGGCGATCACGCTGGAGTTGGAGCGGCCCGCCACGCCCGACGAGATCCGCGAGCTGCTGAGCGCCGCGCCCGGCGTGGAGGTGCGCGACAACCCCGGTGAGAAGCTGTACCCCATGCCGCTCACCGCCAGCGGGAAGTACGACGTGGAGGTCGGGCGCATCCGTCAGAGCCTGGTGTTCGACGGCGGCATCGACCTGTTCGTCGCGGGGGACCAGCTGCTCAAGGGCGCGGCCCTGAACGCCGTGCAGATCGCCGAGTACCTGCAGGAGCAGGGCGCCCTGAAGCGCCGCCAGACGGCGTAA
- a CDS encoding rhomboid family intramembrane serine protease — translation MRRAPDVPVSQTRRNVTGAAVTTLGLIAGLWAQELVDLFAFGGRLDSLGIRPRDADTFWHVFTAPFLHGGLGHLVANTVPLAVLAFLSAVRNLWRFLGATLLIVVLGGGLVWLFARGGSLHLGASLLVFGYLGYLLGVGWWERTPAAIGVAVLTFLLYGGLLWGVLPGSPWVSWEAHLFGFLAGLVAAALLHGRPAKR, via the coding sequence ATGCGCCGCGCCCCGGACGTCCCAGTCAGCCAGACCCGCCGCAACGTGACGGGCGCGGCCGTGACCACCCTGGGCCTGATCGCGGGTTTGTGGGCGCAGGAACTGGTGGACCTGTTCGCGTTCGGCGGGCGGCTGGACTCGCTGGGCATCCGCCCGCGGGACGCGGACACCTTCTGGCACGTGTTCACCGCTCCGTTCCTGCACGGCGGGCTGGGGCACCTCGTGGCGAACACGGTGCCGCTGGCGGTGCTGGCGTTCCTGAGTGCCGTGCGGAACCTGTGGCGCTTCCTGGGCGCCACGCTGCTGATCGTGGTGCTGGGGGGCGGGCTGGTGTGGCTTTTCGCGCGGGGCGGCAGCCTGCACCTGGGCGCCAGCCTGCTGGTGTTCGGCTACCTGGGGTACCTGCTGGGCGTGGGGTGGTGGGAACGCACCCCGGCGGCCATCGGGGTCGCCGTGCTGACCTTCCTGTTGTACGGCGGGCTGCTGTGGGGCGTGCTGCCGGGCAGCCCCTGGGTGTCGTGGGAGGCGCACCTGTTCGGGTTCCTGGCCGGCCTGGTAGCGGCAGCGCTGCTGCACGGCCGTCCCGCCAAGAGATGA
- the plsY gene encoding glycerol-3-phosphate 1-O-acyltransferase PlsY — protein MTVTAVLAVLASYLLGSVPAATWVTRARGVDIRRVGSGNSGATNVLRSLGKGPALAVAAFDIAKGAVAVLLARALGLEEPWAAACGVAAVVGHNFSPFLGFRGGKGVATSFGTIAALDPLVGASAFVLAIFTMWLTRFVSAGSVLGAAAAIVLVAVLGRAPWQVAVISGLALMLIFLHRENIARLHAGSERRLGEKAEPVRPPLN, from the coding sequence GTGACCGTGACCGCTGTGCTCGCCGTGCTCGCCTCTTACCTGCTGGGGTCCGTCCCGGCGGCCACGTGGGTGACCCGGGCGCGGGGCGTGGACATCCGCCGGGTCGGCAGCGGGAACAGCGGCGCCACGAACGTGCTGCGGTCCCTGGGGAAGGGCCCGGCGCTGGCGGTCGCGGCCTTCGACATCGCCAAGGGCGCGGTGGCGGTGCTGCTGGCCCGGGCGCTGGGCCTGGAGGAACCGTGGGCGGCGGCGTGCGGGGTGGCGGCCGTGGTGGGGCACAACTTCAGTCCGTTCCTGGGCTTCCGGGGGGGAAAGGGCGTGGCGACGAGTTTCGGCACGATCGCGGCGCTGGACCCGCTGGTGGGCGCCTCGGCCTTCGTGCTGGCGATCTTCACCATGTGGCTCACGCGGTTCGTGAGTGCGGGGAGCGTGCTGGGCGCGGCGGCGGCGATCGTGCTGGTGGCCGTGCTGGGGCGCGCGCCGTGGCAGGTGGCGGTGATCTCGGGGCTGGCGCTGATGCTGATCTTCCTGCACAGGGAGAACATCGCCCGGCTGCACGCCGGCAGCGAGCGGCGCCTGGGCGAGAAGGCCGAACCGGTCAGGCCCCCACTGAACTGA
- a CDS encoding proline--tRNA ligase → MRLSRALFTTWREAPADAETPGIQMLVRAGYVRKVGSGLYAHLPLMHRVVQKLEALIREELDGLAQEVSFPVLQPEGLWQESGRWAAYTQAEGIMFTVQDRAGRRHALGPTHEEVAVDVMRGLVRSYRDLPVSVYQFGRKFRDELRPRFGLLRTREFVMKDAYSFHADAESLAEQYEAMGAAYARVLSRLGVAWRSVEADSGSIGGSASREFMVLADVGEDEVLFTEDGRYAANAERAVSRAAAAPPSPFRAFVRHHTPGTPTVAAACAVLGCEAAHMVKNVLYNAVTADGRLTPVLVSVRGDHQVNGVKLWNAVQACVPGTLVRLDVADTAAWAAGALPLGYVAPDLPDGVIAARDGVHGAFLRLCDEAAAECRDFTTGANESDWHVTGANWGDTFPRTEVVDVRQAQAGEASRHDPAQRLHSARGIEMGHIFQLGTRYAQAMGATFAAADGAERPFQMGCYGIGVTRLAQAVAEQCADGRGLVWPAVIAPHDVLLTVVDVENEAQLQAAEALYAQLRALGVDALLDDRPGRAGAKFADADLTGIPLRVTLGRGVERGEAELKVRATGEATLLNLEEAAREVHARVEAALTRA, encoded by the coding sequence ATGCGGTTATCGAGGGCGCTGTTCACGACGTGGCGGGAGGCTCCGGCGGACGCGGAGACGCCGGGCATTCAGATGCTGGTGCGGGCGGGGTACGTGCGCAAGGTCGGGAGTGGCCTGTACGCTCACCTGCCGCTGATGCACCGGGTGGTGCAGAAGCTGGAGGCGCTGATCCGGGAGGAACTGGACGGTCTGGCGCAGGAGGTGAGTTTCCCGGTGCTGCAGCCGGAGGGGCTGTGGCAGGAGTCGGGCCGCTGGGCGGCGTACACGCAGGCGGAGGGGATCATGTTCACCGTGCAGGACCGCGCGGGGCGCCGGCACGCGCTGGGGCCGACGCACGAGGAAGTGGCGGTGGACGTGATGCGCGGCCTGGTCCGCAGTTACCGGGACCTGCCGGTGAGCGTGTACCAGTTCGGGCGGAAGTTCCGGGACGAGCTGCGGCCGCGCTTCGGGCTGCTGCGCACGCGGGAGTTCGTGATGAAGGATGCGTACTCCTTCCACGCGGACGCGGAGAGTCTCGCGGAGCAGTACGAGGCGATGGGCGCGGCGTACGCGCGGGTGCTGTCGCGGCTGGGGGTGGCGTGGCGATCGGTGGAGGCCGACAGCGGCAGCATCGGCGGGAGTGCCTCGCGGGAGTTCATGGTGCTGGCGGACGTGGGCGAGGACGAGGTGCTGTTCACGGAGGACGGCCGGTACGCGGCGAACGCCGAGCGGGCCGTGTCGCGGGCGGCCGCGGCGCCGCCGAGTCCGTTCCGCGCCTTCGTGCGGCATCACACGCCGGGCACGCCGACCGTGGCGGCCGCGTGTGCAGTGCTGGGCTGCGAGGCGGCGCATATGGTGAAGAACGTCCTGTACAACGCGGTCACGGCGGACGGCCGGCTCACGCCGGTGCTGGTGAGCGTGCGCGGGGACCATCAGGTGAACGGCGTGAAGCTGTGGAACGCCGTGCAGGCGTGCGTGCCGGGCACGCTGGTGCGGCTGGACGTGGCCGACACGGCGGCCTGGGCGGCGGGCGCCCTGCCGCTGGGGTACGTGGCGCCGGACCTGCCGGACGGAGTGATTGCCGCGCGGGACGGCGTGCACGGGGCGTTCCTGCGCCTGTGTGACGAGGCCGCCGCCGAGTGCCGGGACTTCACGACCGGGGCCAACGAGTCCGACTGGCACGTGACCGGCGCGAACTGGGGCGACACCTTCCCGCGCACGGAGGTGGTGGACGTCCGGCAGGCGCAGGCGGGCGAGGCGAGCCGGCACGACCCGGCGCAGCGGCTGCACTCCGCGCGGGGCATCGAGATGGGCCACATCTTCCAGCTCGGTACCCGGTACGCGCAGGCGATGGGGGCCACCTTCGCGGCGGCGGACGGGGCCGAACGGCCGTTCCAGATGGGCTGTTACGGCATCGGGGTGACGCGGCTGGCGCAGGCGGTGGCCGAGCAGTGCGCGGACGGGCGGGGGCTGGTGTGGCCGGCCGTGATCGCCCCGCACGACGTGCTGCTGACCGTGGTGGACGTGGAGAACGAGGCGCAGCTGCAGGCCGCCGAGGCGCTGTACGCGCAGCTGCGCGCCCTCGGCGTGGACGCGCTGCTGGATGACCGGCCGGGCCGCGCCGGGGCGAAGTTCGCGGACGCGGACCTGACCGGCATTCCGCTGCGGGTCACGCTGGGCCGCGGCGTGGAGCGCGGCGAGGCGGAGCTGAAGGTCCGGGCGACCGGAGAGGCGACCCTGCTGAACCTGGAGGAGGCCGCCCGGGAGGTCCACGCGCGGGTTGAGGCGGCCCTCACGCGCGCCTGA
- a CDS encoding sensor domain-containing diguanylate cyclase encodes MGGAFRQYLQQDTPEEEARLLHRMFVITAAIMFIGSAAALWVQAPNYDPLDLRALPAVAAVNLLLIPAVLMGRLDPRPAFLASYAVDALYLLSAYAHQYEVFAPLYGLLSQNTYWFPALYVGAFLIFPHALARYLTQTLLALTVLITAVQLGRNPTLLNHRDLIGSVTQFLLVSMVLQVMLIRFGAMRDRLSAMQTAAYRDALTGAYNRRYAEEHLASLQASHTPYSLILMDLDHFKSVNDQHGHAVGDGVLVGVTRLTRNVLPEGGMVARWGGEEFLILLPQRSEEDLRHFIGTLREQYQTLHVGPLLGVTACFGVAHGGPDETPESVLARADAAMYLAKNGGRDDLRFAGHRGARTRSRNPTLTDLPVR; translated from the coding sequence GTGGGCGGGGCCTTCCGCCAGTACCTCCAGCAGGACACCCCGGAGGAAGAAGCGCGGCTGCTGCACCGCATGTTCGTGATCACGGCCGCGATCATGTTCATCGGGTCGGCCGCTGCCCTGTGGGTGCAGGCGCCCAACTACGACCCGCTGGACCTGCGGGCCCTGCCGGCCGTGGCCGCCGTGAACCTGCTGCTGATTCCGGCCGTGCTGATGGGCCGCCTGGACCCCCGGCCCGCCTTCCTCGCCAGTTACGCCGTGGACGCCCTGTACCTGCTCTCCGCGTACGCGCATCAGTACGAGGTGTTCGCCCCGCTGTACGGGCTGCTCAGCCAGAACACCTACTGGTTCCCGGCCCTGTACGTGGGGGCGTTCCTGATCTTCCCGCATGCCCTGGCCCGCTACCTCACGCAGACGCTGCTGGCCCTGACCGTGCTGATCACCGCCGTGCAACTGGGCCGCAACCCTACCCTGCTGAACCACCGCGACCTGATCGGCAGCGTCACGCAGTTCCTGCTGGTCAGCATGGTGCTGCAGGTCATGCTGATCCGCTTCGGCGCCATGCGCGACCGCCTGAGCGCCATGCAGACCGCCGCCTACCGCGACGCCCTGACCGGCGCGTACAACCGCCGCTACGCCGAGGAACACCTCGCGTCCCTGCAGGCCAGCCACACCCCCTACAGCCTGATCCTGATGGACCTCGACCACTTCAAGAGCGTGAACGACCAGCACGGACACGCCGTGGGCGACGGGGTGCTGGTGGGCGTCACCCGCCTGACCCGCAACGTCCTGCCGGAGGGCGGCATGGTGGCCCGCTGGGGCGGGGAGGAATTCCTGATCCTGCTGCCGCAGCGCAGCGAGGAGGACCTGCGCCACTTCATCGGCACGCTGCGCGAGCAGTACCAGACGCTGCACGTGGGCCCGCTGCTGGGCGTGACCGCCTGCTTCGGCGTGGCGCACGGCGGCCCGGACGAGACGCCCGAAAGCGTGCTCGCCCGCGCGGACGCCGCCATGTACCTCGCGAAGAACGGCGGCCGCGACGACCTGCGCTTCGCCGGGCACCGCGGGGCCCGGACCCGGTCCCGCAATCCCACCCTGACCGACCTGCCCGTGCGCTGA
- the glcF gene encoding glycolate oxidase subunit GlcF has translation MNHDIPVLTLGAQGEVMAHAVDACVHCGFCLPACPTYALLGDEMDSPRGRIVLMKEVLEGHLALPDAAPHLDRCLGCQGCVTACPSGVPYGELITAFRGWSEPQRARSPLDRAKRWAILKALPAPKLFSVAARLGQHAKPLAPVLPAALRGPLDLLPERVPAMQPSPAVTAARGQRRGRVALLAGCAQQALAPNFNAATLRVLARNGIEVVIPDGQGCCGAAALHTGARDEALRLVRTNLRAFNPDDYDAILSNAAGCGAGLKEYPVVLHGLPDEAQARAFAAKVQDISEYLHGLLQGGILEPTLPARTPLKVAYHDACHLAHAQGVKAAPRALLRAIPGVDLVEIPEGDLCCGSAGTYNLEQPELAAQLGGRKARNILGTAPDLIASGNIGCHTQIQSHVRRQGSPVPVMHTVEVLDLAYRGEL, from the coding sequence GTGAACCACGACATTCCCGTCCTGACCCTGGGCGCGCAGGGCGAGGTGATGGCGCACGCCGTGGACGCCTGCGTGCACTGCGGGTTCTGCCTGCCGGCCTGCCCCACCTACGCCCTGCTGGGCGACGAGATGGACAGCCCCCGCGGCAGGATCGTGCTGATGAAGGAGGTGCTGGAGGGCCACCTGGCCCTGCCGGACGCCGCCCCCCACCTGGACCGCTGCCTGGGCTGCCAGGGCTGCGTGACCGCCTGCCCCAGCGGCGTGCCGTACGGCGAACTGATCACGGCGTTCCGCGGGTGGAGCGAGCCGCAGCGCGCCCGGTCACCGCTGGACCGCGCGAAACGCTGGGCGATCCTCAAGGCCCTGCCCGCCCCGAAGCTGTTCAGCGTGGCCGCGCGCCTCGGGCAGCACGCCAAACCGCTGGCCCCGGTGCTGCCGGCCGCCCTGCGCGGCCCGCTGGACCTGCTGCCCGAGCGCGTGCCCGCCATGCAGCCCAGCCCGGCCGTCACGGCCGCGCGGGGCCAGCGGCGGGGCCGGGTGGCGCTGCTCGCCGGGTGCGCGCAGCAGGCCCTTGCGCCGAACTTCAACGCCGCGACCCTGCGCGTGCTGGCCCGCAACGGTATCGAGGTGGTCATCCCGGACGGCCAGGGCTGCTGCGGCGCCGCGGCGCTGCACACCGGCGCGCGGGACGAGGCCCTGCGGCTGGTCCGGACGAACCTGCGGGCCTTCAACCCGGACGACTACGACGCCATCCTCAGCAACGCCGCCGGGTGCGGCGCGGGCCTCAAGGAGTACCCGGTCGTCCTGCACGGCCTGCCGGACGAGGCCCAGGCCCGCGCCTTCGCGGCGAAGGTGCAGGACATCAGCGAGTACCTGCACGGCCTGCTGCAAGGCGGCATCCTGGAACCCACGCTGCCCGCCCGCACGCCCCTGAAGGTCGCGTACCACGACGCCTGCCACCTCGCGCACGCGCAGGGCGTGAAGGCTGCCCCCCGCGCCCTCCTGCGCGCCATCCCCGGCGTGGACCTCGTGGAGATTCCCGAGGGGGACCTGTGCTGCGGGTCCGCAGGCACCTACAACCTGGAACAGCCGGAGCTGGCTGCGCAGCTGGGCGGACGCAAGGCCCGCAACATCCTGGGCACCGCCCCGGACCTGATCGCCAGCGGAAACATCGGCTGCCACACGCAGATCCAGAGCCACGTGCGCCGGCAGGGGAGCCCGGTGCCGGTCATGCACACGGTCGAGGTGCTGGACCTTGCCTACCGGGGGGAACTCTGA